A region of the Dethiosulfovibrio salsuginis genome:
CAGGATACCGATGGATAATAGTCCTCCCGCCATTTTACCTGATCCATCCTTAAGAGACTGTGTTTCAGCACTCCCATCAGTATCAGGAGATAGACCGGCATCTCCAAAAAAAGGACGAAGGGGATGAACTTTAGCAGTATCTCCCATGTCCCCGACGACAGTGGAGCCTCCAAAACCATGGAGACTATCAAAATAAGGGGCTCTGGCATCAGCCCTCGAGCTCCCCTGTGAGGCGAGTCATCAGGTTCTTGGCCCTCAACCCGTCCTCGATATCCTCCGGTACGGTTATCCTTATGGATCGCAGATCGGGCTTTATGGATCCATCGACCATGTCCGCCAGTTCAAGTATCCTGCCTTCCAGTACCGAGGCACCTTCCGAGTCAGTTCTGGGGAGGAGCAGCCAGAGCAGCCCTGTGCCTGTCCTGGTGGAGATATCGGTGCTCCTTATGAGCTCTCTCAGCCTACCTGCTATTGCGTCCATCATCTGGGTTGTCCTCTGCCTGCCTATGGAATCGGATATCCGGTCCAGGTTGGCAAACCTCACTCCCAATAGGGAAAACACCTCATCGGGATATCGCCTGTTCAGGAGGATCATCCAGTCGAGAAGCTGATCGAAGTAGGCGGGAACAACGTAGTTAAGCCGATCTAGCAGGGCATAGACGTCCTCTATGGATCCCGTCCTGGCGGCGGTCTTTCCCTTCTCCGATATCCTAAATACCCTTATGGCATCCACCAGAAGCTCGTCGGTCCTGGAGCGGGCCCGACAACAGAAGCAGTCGACCACCACGTCGGCCTCGACAAAGCGATGACCGCAGTCGTTGCAGACGAAGCTCTCAAGGGGATGGTCGTAGTCCGATCCCAGATGGCGAAGGTGGGTGCTACAGAAGGGACAGCGGTATCCCGACTCCTGAAGAAAATCCTCCTCCGGCCCCACCCTGCCGCAGGTAAAGCAGTGGATGAACTCTTTAGGGGCTATGTCTATGCTCCCACAGCTTGGGCACACGTCGATATAGTTCAGATGGGTACAGCTGCATTTCGGGCAGAGCCTTATCCTGTCAACCAGCGATCCAAGGGTCAGGGCCCCTCTGTCTCTGAGGTTCTTAAGCCACTGAACCGAGTCTTCCCCGCCTCCTATCATGTCAGCCATAGGGAAGCCGTAGACGTCGTGGGTAAAGGGCCTGAGGACGGGGTTCAGTCCCTTAGGTCGGGAGACCAGATAGGCCAGAAGGCGAAAGTCCCTGCTGTCTTTGAGGCTGTCCAGGTCGATTTCCTCCGAAAGCTTCTCCATCTCGAGGGCCAAAGCCCTCGCCTTATCCGTAGAGTCAATCGCCCCATCGGTCAGGTAAACCAGGCTCTCGTCCACCGAGTTAGAACAAAATATGGGTTTAAAGCAGGTCGCAGGAGCATTCCTCAATCTCTGGATAACCGTTAAAACCGTCTCTTTAGAGATATCGCCGTCAAGGATCACCCCGTTGGAGGAACCTGCTTCACCTAGTAGATCCTCCATGGACCTACAGTCGGTCATCCAGCTCTGAGATTGAAAGACCGTGCCGTTATCCCCTAAAAGCCTTACCATCCTGAACTCCTTCAAGGCAGCCACCTCTCGATCCATTTCCAACGGGCTCCCCAGTGGACCGTGACAGGAAGCCCTTCGACTAGAAAGAGGTCAGGTATAGGGACCGCGGTCCTGAGCTTGAGCCTTACCGACTGCCTGATATCCGTCAGAGGGGTCGACAGGGATGAGGGGGTCGGCTGAGCTAGTGAGGGCCTGCCGTCCATATAGGCGTCTACCGTAGTTCCTCCAGGGAACCTCACTTTTATAGAGTCTCCTCCCTCCACCATTCCCAGATCTCTAGGGTCCAGAAAGGTCACGATAGAGGCGGTATGAGGATCGGCTACGACCGCCATTGGCGCTCCCTGAGCCAGTGGCTGGTTCTCAACCACGAAAAGCTCGAGGACTACCCCTGAAATAGGAGAGGCGAGATCTATATCCTCCATCAATCTATCCATAGCCGCTAACTCTCCCTCTATCTGAGAAAGCCTTATCATCTGAGACCTATACTCCGCTGAGGGGACCTGAGCGAGGGCCAAGTCGGCTCTAGCTCTCAGGAGATCGCTCTCCGCCCTGTTTACCCTGCCTAGAGCCTCGTTTAGATCGGCTAAAGTGGCCGCCCCCTGATCGATCAACCTCTGAATTCGGGAGAGATAGGCCTTCTCCTGGTTTAAAAGCTTTTCCGAAAGGGACACCGCCTGTCTTATCGGCGCCGAGGCAGATCCGACAGGGGGATATCTCAGGAGCCCCTCTCTTTCCGCCAGAAGGGGCTTTCTTTTTACGTCCAGCAGAGGATCGCCTATTTTTGCCATAAGGTCGCCGGAGAGGATCTTCTGCCCCTCCCGAAGGTAGACCTTGTAGATAACCCCGGACATAGGGCTGTTTATCGGCGTCTTGTCCATATAGACTATCCCCGGAGAGGTCGCCCATACAAGTCCTAAGCCCACCTTAGCGAGGAAAAACCAAAGAGGACTGGAGACTATGAGGACAACCAGATACCATCGCCACTTGGGAAACACCCTCTTAGCGGGAGCGTAGGGGATCTTGACCCCTCGGTCCTGTAGAGGGTCTTTGGACTCGGAAGGAGTATATCTAACCCTCATTTTTTAGCCTCCTTGTAGTCCTTCCATGCCTGGACGACGGAGCCCCTGTAGTTTGCAGCGTCAAACGTGAGGTCGTAATATCTTATCCTATTCCAGAGGGCCGATCTTCCAGCGGAGTAATAGCTTTCTTTAGGCGACAATATGGGCTCTATGCTCTGAGCCAGTGAGAAGTTTATCCCCGGATATGCCGCTAAAATCGTTCCCATTCGACGAACTACGTTATCCCGATCGGTGGAGTAGATCATAAGAGCGACCTCCTCTATCCCCAGTTCCTCAAGGCCCTTTCCCAGCACGGTCCCTAGCTCTCCCTCGAAGTACCTTGGGTGAGCTGAGATGGAGATAGGAAGGGTCGTCCTGGCCCTGACTGCCTCCAAGGTGCGGATCAGCTCTCCCGCCAGGTAGGCTCTCCTACCCGACGAATTAGGCAGAGAGTCGGGCTCCAGATCCAGATGAAGCCCTCTGAAGGGGAAAGGAGACAGAACCTGGACCAGCTTGACTAACTCCAGTCGATGCTCGGGCAATATCCAGGCTGGGTCTCCCAGAAGAAGGTCCACGGTTATACCTAACGCCGACGCTCGGTTCAAAAGGGCGTCCAAGGAGGCCCTGAGAGAACCGTCCCTTATCGACCTCACCTCCTGGCCGTTGAATGACAGCAACACCCTGGAAAACCCCTCTTGCTTCATCCTCTCCAGCTCGCCTCCTCTGGTATTGCTGTCCAGGAAGGGAGCGGCCTCCCACAGGTAGACCGACACCCCTTGAGGAGCCAGAGCCCTTTGCGGAACGATTGCCTTGCTCGCCGGAAGGGCTACCGCCGAAGGCACCGGCGTTTTGAGAAGGGCCAGAGGATAGCCTCTATCGGTCAAGCTCTCAGGCAAAAACCTACAGACCTCCGACGCCGCCTGAAGTATCAGCACCTGAGAGTCCACCACGTCCAGTGAGGTTCGGAGCAGGTCGTATCTGGCTATCTGAAGTTTTTCGTAGGTGTCTCCAGGCACTTTACCGTGCCTTAGGCTGTTTACCCTGACGGCCTCCGACGCTGCTTTAACCCTTGAGGTGTTGGCCACCAGAGACCTTAAGCCGTACTCCAAAAGGGCCATAGAGTCGTCCAACTCTCCCTCAAGACGGATCCTCTCCACCAGTCCATCGGCCCTTCTCCTGTCCAGATCGGCCATGGCCGCCAGCTTGGCGTGGTCCTTTTCGGACCCTATGCTTCTGAATGGCTCCTCCACGGTTACAGAGACATAGGCCCCTGTTCCTGTTGTGCCGGGAAAATCTCTGCCGGCACTGACACCTATCTCAAGCGTCCCCTCTCGGTCTATCCTATCGGTCATCTCCGCGATCCTACGGTAGAGGTCCAGCACCGAGTCGTTATGCTTCACGTCGGAGATATGATCCACCAACAGACCTCGCTCTTCGCCGGACCACCCGGGCAACGAGGGCTCCTGAAGGCCCTGAGGGATACTCCAGGAACGACCGGTGGCAAGCCTCACTGTGTTCAAGGCTTGACCCTCCGCTCTGGAAGAGGCAGCCAGATCCCTGAAGGCCATGTCGTAGGCGGACATAAACTCAAACCTGTCGGACTCCAGGAGAAGCCCTTCACTGACCCTTCTGGATAGAACTGCCTCGGTCTCATCCTTGGAGGAGAGAAAATCCTCAAGGATCCGCCGCTTTCTCCTCTCCCCCCAGATAA
Encoded here:
- a CDS encoding TackOD1 domain-containing metal-binding protein; translation: MDREVAALKEFRMVRLLGDNGTVFQSQSWMTDCRSMEDLLGEAGSSNGVILDGDISKETVLTVIQRLRNAPATCFKPIFCSNSVDESLVYLTDGAIDSTDKARALALEMEKLSEEIDLDSLKDSRDFRLLAYLVSRPKGLNPVLRPFTHDVYGFPMADMIGGGEDSVQWLKNLRDRGALTLGSLVDRIRLCPKCSCTHLNYIDVCPSCGSIDIAPKEFIHCFTCGRVGPEEDFLQESGYRCPFCSTHLRHLGSDYDHPLESFVCNDCGHRFVEADVVVDCFCCRARSRTDELLVDAIRVFRISEKGKTAARTGSIEDVYALLDRLNYVVPAYFDQLLDWMILLNRRYPDEVFSLLGVRFANLDRISDSIGRQRTTQMMDAIAGRLRELIRSTDISTRTGTGLLWLLLPRTDSEGASVLEGRILELADMVDGSIKPDLRSIRITVPEDIEDGLRAKNLMTRLTGELEG
- a CDS encoding HlyD family secretion protein, whose protein sequence is MRVRYTPSESKDPLQDRGVKIPYAPAKRVFPKWRWYLVVLIVSSPLWFFLAKVGLGLVWATSPGIVYMDKTPINSPMSGVIYKVYLREGQKILSGDLMAKIGDPLLDVKRKPLLAEREGLLRYPPVGSASAPIRQAVSLSEKLLNQEKAYLSRIQRLIDQGAATLADLNEALGRVNRAESDLLRARADLALAQVPSAEYRSQMIRLSQIEGELAAMDRLMEDIDLASPISGVVLELFVVENQPLAQGAPMAVVADPHTASIVTFLDPRDLGMVEGGDSIKVRFPGGTTVDAYMDGRPSLAQPTPSSLSTPLTDIRQSVRLKLRTAVPIPDLFLVEGLPVTVHWGARWKWIERWLP
- a CDS encoding TolC family protein translates to MAKKFVFCVLFVFFLVGSLSAQPLYLPNLQELEEMVCDGPEVLSSLAALTRDEHLSELAKTRIGGKLFLGLSYGYSDEPINETSEERLSYRKATVRGGVRFPILGTWTKEKISVLQGELRALEGRILLDRTRELNLTALRKAYVVIWGERRKRRILEDFLSSKDETEAVLSRRVSEGLLLESDRFEFMSAYDMAFRDLAASSRAEGQALNTVRLATGRSWSIPQGLQEPSLPGWSGEERGLLVDHISDVKHNDSVLDLYRRIAEMTDRIDREGTLEIGVSAGRDFPGTTGTGAYVSVTVEEPFRSIGSEKDHAKLAAMADLDRRRADGLVERIRLEGELDDSMALLEYGLRSLVANTSRVKAASEAVRVNSLRHGKVPGDTYEKLQIARYDLLRTSLDVVDSQVLILQAASEVCRFLPESLTDRGYPLALLKTPVPSAVALPASKAIVPQRALAPQGVSVYLWEAAPFLDSNTRGGELERMKQEGFSRVLLSFNGQEVRSIRDGSLRASLDALLNRASALGITVDLLLGDPAWILPEHRLELVKLVQVLSPFPFRGLHLDLEPDSLPNSSGRRAYLAGELIRTLEAVRARTTLPISISAHPRYFEGELGTVLGKGLEELGIEEVALMIYSTDRDNVVRRMGTILAAYPGINFSLAQSIEPILSPKESYYSAGRSALWNRIRYYDLTFDAANYRGSVVQAWKDYKEAKK